The following are encoded together in the Glycine max cultivar Williams 82 chromosome 8, Glycine_max_v4.0, whole genome shotgun sequence genome:
- the LOC100799986 gene encoding uncharacterized protein isoform X1 produces the protein MVQIARRKKGRPSKADLARRSGESQSDPRRSLRRRSVRYNIIDYDGDYLDDDEEDERRREKKKLKLMAKLNQDVGEEEEEEEREEEEEENETAPNHTRAESREEHAPVEEYDDDEKEQEEENENEQEEENEEDEESVAKGRKVEWKGLHSVSASGAPVILQSGIPLPDKRTLELILDKLQKKDTYGVFADPVDPEELPDYHDVIEHPMDFATVRKKLGNGSYTTLEQFETDVFLICSNAMQYNAPETIYHKQARSIQELGRKKFEKLRIGFERSQNELKSEQKAGSNYLVKKQPKKPLARASQEPVGSDFSSGATLATIADVQPTSHLMQGGRCERSGNLDGILEANAFWIDANQEKSEDVLSGKGLLSKWGRKSFALDESRRASYNMSNQPIVRSDSIFMTFESEMKHLVTVGLQAEYSYARSLARFSASLGPIAWKIASHRIQHALPTGCKFGRGWVGEYEPLPTPILMVNNRVQKETSLVMKLHSTTELPKGNQNCKNVESSILHPVNGQKLEGNHPSIPDLEGKPFFGSAAVRFSAPVNILNQVQNAQSRKLGKSENKKQLELNSLTSSNQNNNDLVAKFTSNAPAVESKPREMGPRNIFKHPHTNGVVSGEFPNGKVTNTSLIRQVTGSSPESTSHQSSRAAPAVVHGQEQGLSDPVQLMRMFAERAQKQHTSSNHSLVDTPPVTLSGPSGQRNDSGNASAAAAHAWMSVGAGGFKQGPNNSSSPKNHISADSLYNSTRELHQHISRIRGEFPSGGMPFQPFQAVAPQPIHTGAVSQFPNRPMVFPQLASADQSRFQMQPPWGGLSPHSQSRQKQETLPPDLNIDFESPGSPVKQSPGVLVDSQQPDLALQL, from the exons ATGGTTCAGATAGCGAGGAGGAAGAAGGGACGGCCGTCGAAGGCGGATCTGGCGCGCCGCTCCGGTGAGTCTCAATCCGATCCCCGGCGGAGCCTCCGGCGCCGGAGCGTGAGGTACAACATCATCGACTACGACGGAGATTACCTTGACGACGACGAGGAGGACGAGAGGAGGCGCGAAAAGAAGAAGCTCAAGCTCATGGCGAAGCTGAACCAAgacgtcggagaagaagaagaggaggaagagcgggaagaagaagaagaagaaaatgagactGCACCGAACCACACTCGTGCCGAGTCGCGTGAGGAGCACGCGCCGGTAGAAGAATACGACGACGACGAAAAAGAACAAGAGGAAGAGAACGAAAACGAACAAGAGGAAGAGAACGAAGAAGACGAAGAAAGTGTG GCAAAGGGCAGAAAAGTGGAATGGAAAGGGCTCCACTCTGTTTCTGCTTCAG GAGCTCCAGTGATTCTTCAATCTGGGATTCCGTTGCCTGATAAGAGAACTCTGGAATTGATCCTTGACAAGCTTCAGAA GAAGGACACTTATGGTGTGTTTGCGGACCCTGTTGATCCAGAAGAG CTTCCTGATTATCATGATGTGATTGAGCATCCCATGGACTTTGCTACTGTGAGGAAGAAGTTGGGAAATGGATCTTATACTACCTTAGAACAATTTGAG ACTGATGTCTTTTTAATTTGCTCAAATGCAATGCAATACAATGCACCAGAGACTATATACCACAAACAG GCACGATCAATACAAGAACTTGGACGGAAGAAGTTTGAGAAGTTAAGGATTGGCTTTGAACGCTCTCAGAATGAGCTGAAATCAGAACAAAAAGCAGGATCCAATTATTTGGTTAAGAAGCAACCAAAGAAGCCACTGGCACGTGCCTCACAAGAACCTGTTGGCTCTGATTTCTCCTCAGGGGCAACTCTTGCTACTATTGCAGATGTACAGCCAACTTCCCATCTGATGCAAGGTGGTAGATGTGAGAGGTCTGGCAATCTTGATGGTATTTTGGAGGCAAACGCTTTCTGGATTGATGCAAATCAAGAGAAATCTGAAGATGTTTTGTCAG GGAAAGGTCTTCTCTCTAAGTGGGGAAGGAAGTCCTTTGCGCTTGATGAAAGTCGTCGTGCATCTTATAATATGTCCAATCAACCAATTGTTAGATCAGATTCAATATTTATGACCTTTGAGAGTGAAATGAAGCATCTGGTTACT GTAGGACTTCAAGCAGAATATTCCTATGCTAGGAGTTTGGCTCGTTTTAGTGCATCTTTGGGACCTATTGCTTGGAAAATTGCTTCCCACAGGATTCAACATGCACTGCCAACTGGATGTAAATTTGGTCGTGGTTGGGTTGGAGAGTATGAACCACTCCCAACCCCAATATTAATGGTTAATAATCGTGTCCAAAAAGAAACTAGTTTGGTTATGAAGTTGCATTCCACTACTGAATTACCAAAGGGTAACCAAAATTGTAAGAATGTGGAATCCAGCATCCTACATCCTGTAAATGGACAGAAGCTTGAGGGAAATCATCCTTCAATACCTGACTTAGaaggaaaacctttctttggTTCTGCTGCAGTAAGGTTCAGTGCTCCTGTCAACATCCTTAATCAGGTGCAGAACGCCCAATCCAGGAAATTAGGCAAGTCTGAGAATAAGAAACAATTGGAGTTGAATTCTTTAACCTCAAGTAATCAGAATAATAATGATCTGGTTGCGAAGTTTACAAGTAATGCTCCTGCAGTAGAGTCCAAGCCCAGAGAGATGGGGCCAAGGAACATTTTTAAACATCCACATACTAATGGAGTTGTTAGTGGAGAGTTTCCTAATGGAAAAGTCACGAATACAAGTTTGATTAGACAGGTGACTGGTTCATCACCTGAAAGTACATCACATCAATCTAGCAGAGCTGCTCCTGCTGTTGTCCATGGGCAGGAGCAGGGTCTTAGTGACCCAGTTCAGTTGATGAGAATGTTTGCAGAAAGGGCTCAAAAGCAACACACTTCTTCCAATCATTCTCTTGTTGATACTCCGCCAGTGACACTATCAGGTCCATCTGGACAGAGAAATGACTCGGGCAATGCTTCAGCAGCAGCTGCCCATGCATGGATGTCTGTTGGGGCAGGAGGGTTTAAACAAGGACCCAACAATTCTAGTTCACCCAAAAATCATATATCTGCAGATTCTTTGTACAACTCAACAAGAGAATTGCATCAGCATATTTCAAGAATTCGGGGGGAGTTTCCCTCTGGTGGAATGCCTTTCCAACCATTTCAAGCAGTTGCTCCTCAACCTATTCACACAGGCGCTGTTTCACAGTTTCCCAACCGGCCTATGGTTTTCCCTCAGTTAGCATCTGCTGACCAATCTAGATTTCAAATGCAGCCCCCTTGGGGAGGTCTTAGTCCTCATAGCCAGTCAAGGCAGAAACAGGAAACCCTTCCACCTGACTTGAATATTGATTTTGAATCACCAGGGTCACCTGTTAAACAATCTCCTGGTGTCCTTGTTGACTCACAGCAACCAGACCTAGCTTTGCAACTATGA
- the LOC100789612 gene encoding probable tetraacyldisaccharide 4'-kinase, mitochondrial produces MMEKLRRVVNEIAYAQTLSHLPPLHRSLVPFLSIASSLYKLAVSLRCSLYQRRFFQLHRLPVPVISVGNLSWGGNGKTPMVEFIALCFCHYGISPLVLSRGYGGGDEVNMLRRHLLGTPTKFGVGANRAAVASRFIQKYGYVDIGKSSWHEKQYLDEKVQDSVDSEKIGVVVLDDAMQHWSLWRDLDIVMVNGLTLWGNLQLLPRGPLREPLTALRRADAVVIHHADLVSEHTLKYIESMVLGIKKSVPIFLTKLDPTYLFEVGTINAKIPLTALHETNILCVSAIGSAEPFVKQIQKMGALYVDRIDFSDHHIFHARDIEMIRAKLGELDGKFVPKPIVVMTEKDYDRDPEILKQLHPFKVFVLCSALKVLPYRGSTEDSFKKFLKDHLKLELPPALRH; encoded by the exons atgatggagaagttGAGAAGAGTGGTAAACGAGATAGCCTATGCTCAAACACTCTCTCACCTTCCTCCTCTTCACCGCTCTCTCGTCCCTTTCCTCTCCATTGCCTCATCTCTCTACAAACTCGCTGTCTCGCTTCGCTGCTCACTTTACCAACGCCGCTTCTTTCAACTCCACcg GTTGCCGGTTCCGGTGATCAGCGTTGGTAATTTGAGTTGGGGAGGCAATGGGAAGACGCCGATGGTGGAGTTCATCGCTCTCTGCTTTTgtcattacggaatttcacccCTCGTTCTTTCTAGG GGTTATGGTGGTGGGGATGAAGTCAACATGCTTCGGAGGCATTTACTTGGGACACCAACTAAGTTTGGTGTTGGTGCCAATCGAGCTGCTGTTGCAAGTCGTTTTATCCAAAAATATGGCTACGTTGATATTGGTAAGAGTTCATGGCATGAGAAACAGTACCTTGATGAGAAGGTCCAGGATTCTGTTGATTCAGAAAAAATTGGAGTTGTAGTTCTTGATGATGCTATGCAG CACTGGAGCTTGTGGCGAGATTTGGATATTGTAATGGTTAATGGATTAACTCTTTGGGGTAACCTTCAACTGCTGCCGCGTGGACCTTTAAGGGAACCTTTGACTGCACTTAGACGAGCAGATGCAGTTGTAATCCATCATGCAGACTTG GTTTCTGAGCATACTCTCAAGTATATTGAATCTATGGTCCTAGGGATTAAAAAGTCTGTTCctattttcttaacaaaattGGATCCAACTTACTTATTTGAGGTGGGAACTATCAATGCCAAAATACCATTGACGGCTCTTCATGAAACTAATATATTATGTGTTTCTGCTATTGGTTCTGCAGAGCCTTTTGTGAAGCAGATTCAGAAG ATGGGAGCACTTTATGTTGATCGAATAGATTTCAGTGATCATCACATATTCCATGCCAGG GATATTGAGATGATCAGAGCCAAACTTGGAGAACTAGATGGGAAGTTTGTTCCCAAACCAATTGTTGTAATGACTGAAAAG GATTATGATAGGGACCCAGAAATTCTTAAGCAATTGCACCCATTTAAAGTTTTTGTTCTCTGTTCTGCATTGAAGGTTCTGCCCTATAGAGGAAGCACAGAGGATAGCTTTAAGAAATTTCTGAAGGAccatttaaaattagaattgcCTCCAGCACTACGTCACTAG
- the LOC100799986 gene encoding uncharacterized protein isoform X2 — translation MVQIARRKKGRPSKADLARRSGESQSDPRRSLRRRSVRYNIIDYDGDYLDDDEEDERRREKKKLKLMAKLNQDVGEEEEEEEREEEEEENETAPNHTRAESREEHAPVEEYDDDEKEQEEENENEQEEENEEDEESVAKGRKVEWKGLHSVSASVILQSGIPLPDKRTLELILDKLQKKDTYGVFADPVDPEELPDYHDVIEHPMDFATVRKKLGNGSYTTLEQFETDVFLICSNAMQYNAPETIYHKQARSIQELGRKKFEKLRIGFERSQNELKSEQKAGSNYLVKKQPKKPLARASQEPVGSDFSSGATLATIADVQPTSHLMQGGRCERSGNLDGILEANAFWIDANQEKSEDVLSGKGLLSKWGRKSFALDESRRASYNMSNQPIVRSDSIFMTFESEMKHLVTVGLQAEYSYARSLARFSASLGPIAWKIASHRIQHALPTGCKFGRGWVGEYEPLPTPILMVNNRVQKETSLVMKLHSTTELPKGNQNCKNVESSILHPVNGQKLEGNHPSIPDLEGKPFFGSAAVRFSAPVNILNQVQNAQSRKLGKSENKKQLELNSLTSSNQNNNDLVAKFTSNAPAVESKPREMGPRNIFKHPHTNGVVSGEFPNGKVTNTSLIRQVTGSSPESTSHQSSRAAPAVVHGQEQGLSDPVQLMRMFAERAQKQHTSSNHSLVDTPPVTLSGPSGQRNDSGNASAAAAHAWMSVGAGGFKQGPNNSSSPKNHISADSLYNSTRELHQHISRIRGEFPSGGMPFQPFQAVAPQPIHTGAVSQFPNRPMVFPQLASADQSRFQMQPPWGGLSPHSQSRQKQETLPPDLNIDFESPGSPVKQSPGVLVDSQQPDLALQL, via the exons ATGGTTCAGATAGCGAGGAGGAAGAAGGGACGGCCGTCGAAGGCGGATCTGGCGCGCCGCTCCGGTGAGTCTCAATCCGATCCCCGGCGGAGCCTCCGGCGCCGGAGCGTGAGGTACAACATCATCGACTACGACGGAGATTACCTTGACGACGACGAGGAGGACGAGAGGAGGCGCGAAAAGAAGAAGCTCAAGCTCATGGCGAAGCTGAACCAAgacgtcggagaagaagaagaggaggaagagcgggaagaagaagaagaagaaaatgagactGCACCGAACCACACTCGTGCCGAGTCGCGTGAGGAGCACGCGCCGGTAGAAGAATACGACGACGACGAAAAAGAACAAGAGGAAGAGAACGAAAACGAACAAGAGGAAGAGAACGAAGAAGACGAAGAAAGTGTG GCAAAGGGCAGAAAAGTGGAATGGAAAGGGCTCCACTCTGTTTCTGCTTCAG TGATTCTTCAATCTGGGATTCCGTTGCCTGATAAGAGAACTCTGGAATTGATCCTTGACAAGCTTCAGAA GAAGGACACTTATGGTGTGTTTGCGGACCCTGTTGATCCAGAAGAG CTTCCTGATTATCATGATGTGATTGAGCATCCCATGGACTTTGCTACTGTGAGGAAGAAGTTGGGAAATGGATCTTATACTACCTTAGAACAATTTGAG ACTGATGTCTTTTTAATTTGCTCAAATGCAATGCAATACAATGCACCAGAGACTATATACCACAAACAG GCACGATCAATACAAGAACTTGGACGGAAGAAGTTTGAGAAGTTAAGGATTGGCTTTGAACGCTCTCAGAATGAGCTGAAATCAGAACAAAAAGCAGGATCCAATTATTTGGTTAAGAAGCAACCAAAGAAGCCACTGGCACGTGCCTCACAAGAACCTGTTGGCTCTGATTTCTCCTCAGGGGCAACTCTTGCTACTATTGCAGATGTACAGCCAACTTCCCATCTGATGCAAGGTGGTAGATGTGAGAGGTCTGGCAATCTTGATGGTATTTTGGAGGCAAACGCTTTCTGGATTGATGCAAATCAAGAGAAATCTGAAGATGTTTTGTCAG GGAAAGGTCTTCTCTCTAAGTGGGGAAGGAAGTCCTTTGCGCTTGATGAAAGTCGTCGTGCATCTTATAATATGTCCAATCAACCAATTGTTAGATCAGATTCAATATTTATGACCTTTGAGAGTGAAATGAAGCATCTGGTTACT GTAGGACTTCAAGCAGAATATTCCTATGCTAGGAGTTTGGCTCGTTTTAGTGCATCTTTGGGACCTATTGCTTGGAAAATTGCTTCCCACAGGATTCAACATGCACTGCCAACTGGATGTAAATTTGGTCGTGGTTGGGTTGGAGAGTATGAACCACTCCCAACCCCAATATTAATGGTTAATAATCGTGTCCAAAAAGAAACTAGTTTGGTTATGAAGTTGCATTCCACTACTGAATTACCAAAGGGTAACCAAAATTGTAAGAATGTGGAATCCAGCATCCTACATCCTGTAAATGGACAGAAGCTTGAGGGAAATCATCCTTCAATACCTGACTTAGaaggaaaacctttctttggTTCTGCTGCAGTAAGGTTCAGTGCTCCTGTCAACATCCTTAATCAGGTGCAGAACGCCCAATCCAGGAAATTAGGCAAGTCTGAGAATAAGAAACAATTGGAGTTGAATTCTTTAACCTCAAGTAATCAGAATAATAATGATCTGGTTGCGAAGTTTACAAGTAATGCTCCTGCAGTAGAGTCCAAGCCCAGAGAGATGGGGCCAAGGAACATTTTTAAACATCCACATACTAATGGAGTTGTTAGTGGAGAGTTTCCTAATGGAAAAGTCACGAATACAAGTTTGATTAGACAGGTGACTGGTTCATCACCTGAAAGTACATCACATCAATCTAGCAGAGCTGCTCCTGCTGTTGTCCATGGGCAGGAGCAGGGTCTTAGTGACCCAGTTCAGTTGATGAGAATGTTTGCAGAAAGGGCTCAAAAGCAACACACTTCTTCCAATCATTCTCTTGTTGATACTCCGCCAGTGACACTATCAGGTCCATCTGGACAGAGAAATGACTCGGGCAATGCTTCAGCAGCAGCTGCCCATGCATGGATGTCTGTTGGGGCAGGAGGGTTTAAACAAGGACCCAACAATTCTAGTTCACCCAAAAATCATATATCTGCAGATTCTTTGTACAACTCAACAAGAGAATTGCATCAGCATATTTCAAGAATTCGGGGGGAGTTTCCCTCTGGTGGAATGCCTTTCCAACCATTTCAAGCAGTTGCTCCTCAACCTATTCACACAGGCGCTGTTTCACAGTTTCCCAACCGGCCTATGGTTTTCCCTCAGTTAGCATCTGCTGACCAATCTAGATTTCAAATGCAGCCCCCTTGGGGAGGTCTTAGTCCTCATAGCCAGTCAAGGCAGAAACAGGAAACCCTTCCACCTGACTTGAATATTGATTTTGAATCACCAGGGTCACCTGTTAAACAATCTCCTGGTGTCCTTGTTGACTCACAGCAACCAGACCTAGCTTTGCAACTATGA
- the LOC100790145 gene encoding GDSL esterase/lipase At5g55050, which yields MGNRIVMGNSLLFISFFIFSFSFLEAQKAPAVYVFGDSLVDVGNNNYLSLSIEKAILPHYGIDFPTKKPTGRFSNGKNAADLIAENLGLPTSPPYLSLVSKVHNNNKKNVSFLGGVNFASGGAGIFNASDKGFRQSIPLPKQVDYYSQVHEQLIQQIGASTLGKHLSKSIFIVVIGGNDIFGYFDSKDLQKKNTPQQYVDSMASTLKVQLQRLYNNGAKKFEIAGVGAIGCCPAYRVKNKTECVSEANDLSVKYNEALQSMLKEWQLENKDISYSYFDTYAAIQDLVHNPASYGFANVKAACCGLGELNAQIPCLPISSICSNRKDHIFWDAFHPTEAAARIFVDEIFNGPSKYISPINMEQLLAI from the exons ATGGGCAACAGAATTGTTATGGGAAATTCCCTtctctttatctctttcttcATCTTCAGCTTTAGTTTCTTGGAGGCTCAAAAGGCTCCAGCAGTTTATGTGTTTGGAGACTCACTTGTTGATGTTGGCAACAACAATTACTTGAGTCTCTCCATTGAAAAGGCAATTCTTCCTCACTATGGCATTGATTTTCCAACTAAGAAACCCACTGGGAGATTTAGCAATGGCAAGAATGCTGCAGATTTAATTG CTGAAAACTTGGGCCTACCTACTTCTCCACCTTATCTCTCCCTAGTATCTAaggtccacaacaacaacaagaagaacGTATCTTTCTTGGGTGGTGTTAATTTTGCCTCCGGAGGTGCTGGAATATTTAATGCCTCAGATAAAGGATTT AGGCAATCAATACCTTTGCCAAAGCAAGTGGACTACTACTCACAAGTGCATGAACAACTGATACAACAAATAGGAGCATCTACTCTCGGGAAACACCTCTCAAAGTCCATCTTCATTGTGGTGATTGGTGGCAATGATATCTTTGGTTACTTTGACTCAAAGGATCTTCAAAAGAAAAACACCCCTCAGCAGTACGTGGATTCCATGGCTTCCACATTAAAAGTGCAACTACAG AGATTATACAACAATGGTGCAAAGAAATTTGAGATTGCTGGTGTTGGTGCAATTGGGTGCTGCCCTGCATACAGGGTCAAGAACAAAACAGAATGTGTTTCTGAAGCCAATGACTTGTCGGTTAAATATAATGAAGCTCTTCAATCCATGTTAAAGGAATGGCAATTGGAGAACAAAGACATAAGTTACTCTTACTTTGATACTTATGCTGCCATCCAAGACCTTGTTCACAATCCAGCTTCTTACG GATTTGCTAATGTGAAAGCTGCATGTTGTGGACTTGGTGAGTTGAATGCCCAAATTCCATGCCTGCCAATTTCGAGCATTTGTTCCAATAGAAAAGACCATATTTTCTGGGATGCATTCCATCCTACAGAGGCAGCTGCTCGCATCTTTGTGGATGAAATTTTTAATGGACCTTCAAAATACATATCTCCTATTAATATGGAACAGTTACTGGCCATTTGA